In Stenotrophomonas sp. ASS1, the following proteins share a genomic window:
- the rpmI gene encoding 50S ribosomal protein L35, producing the protein MPKIKTNRAAAKRFRKTASGKYKCGHANRSHILTKKATKRKRNLRQTGHVRAEDAGRLDRMLPYL; encoded by the coding sequence ATGCCCAAGATCAAGACCAACCGGGCAGCGGCCAAGCGTTTCCGCAAGACCGCCTCGGGCAAGTACAAGTGCGGCCACGCCAACCGTAGCCACATCCTCACGAAGAAAGCGACCAAGCGTAAGCGTAATCTGCGTCAGACGGGCCATGTCCGTGCAGAAGACGCAGGCCGTCTGGACCGCATGCTCCCTTACCTCTGA
- the infC gene encoding translation initiation factor IF-3, producing the protein MSTPDNKQNRKNQEIRVPRVRVIGSDGEMIGVLSRDEALSMAEDEGLDLVEIQPQADPPVCKIMDFGKFKFEAQKKASEAKKKTKQVEIKEVKFRPVTDEGDYQIKLRKMRGFLEDGDKIKVNIRFRGREMSHQELGREMANRIETDLGEDIVIESRPRLEGRQMVMMIAPKKKT; encoded by the coding sequence ATCAGCACCCCTGACAACAAACAGAACCGCAAGAATCAGGAAATCCGTGTGCCGCGCGTCCGCGTGATCGGCAGTGACGGAGAAATGATCGGCGTGTTGTCGCGCGACGAAGCGCTGTCCATGGCCGAAGATGAAGGCCTGGACCTGGTCGAAATCCAGCCGCAGGCCGATCCGCCGGTCTGCAAGATCATGGACTTCGGCAAGTTCAAGTTCGAAGCGCAGAAGAAGGCCAGCGAGGCCAAGAAGAAGACCAAGCAGGTCGAGATCAAGGAAGTGAAGTTCCGTCCGGTCACGGACGAGGGCGACTACCAGATCAAGCTGCGCAAGATGCGCGGGTTCCTCGAAGATGGTGACAAGATCAAGGTCAACATCCGTTTCCGTGGCCGTGAAATGAGCCATCAGGAACTGGGCCGCGAAATGGCCAACCGGATCGAGACCGATCTGGGCGAGGACATCGTCATTGAATCCCGTCCGCGCCTGGAAGGGCGTCAGATGGTCATGATGATCGCGCCGAAGAAGAAGACCTGA
- the thrS gene encoding threonine--tRNA ligase, with protein sequence MINITLPDGSRREFENPVSVMEVAQSIGAGLAKATIAGAVDGVLVDASDVIDHDASLRIITAKDEEGVEIIRHSCAHLVGHAVKQLYPDVKMVIGPVIAEGFYYDIYSERPFTPDDMAAIEKRMGELIAQDYDVIKKVTPRAEVIEIFKARGEDYKLRLIEDMSDDIQAMGMYYHQEYVDMCRGPHVPNTRFLKAFKLTRISGAYWRGDAQNEQLQRIYGTAWADKKQLEAYIKRIEEAEMRDHRRIGKQQDLFHLQEEAPGLVFWHPKGWALWQVVEQYMRKVYRSSGYGEVRCPQILDVSLWKKSGHWDNYQDNMFFTESEKRTYAVKPMNCPGHVQVFNQGLHSYRDLPIRYGEFGSCHRNEPSGALHGILRVRGFTQDDGHVFCTESQIESEVTAFHQQALAVYQHFGFDEIQIKIALRPESRLGDDATWDKAEGALRSALSSCGVEWQELPGEGAFYGPKIEYHLKDAIGRTWQLGTMQVDFMMPGRLGAEYVDENSQKKHPVMLHRAIVGSMERFLGILIEHHAGQFPAWLAPTQVVVANITDAQADYVAGVTKTLAEQGFRVSSDLRNEKIGYKIREHTLQRVPYLLVIGDREKENGAVAVRTRSGEDLGSMSLQAFIERLHAEGA encoded by the coding sequence ATGATCAACATTACTCTTCCCGACGGCAGCCGCCGCGAATTCGAAAATCCCGTCAGCGTCATGGAGGTCGCCCAGTCGATCGGCGCCGGCCTGGCCAAGGCCACCATCGCCGGTGCCGTGGATGGCGTGCTGGTCGATGCCAGCGACGTCATCGACCACGATGCCAGCCTGCGCATCATCACCGCCAAGGACGAGGAGGGCGTGGAGATCATCCGCCACTCCTGCGCCCACCTGGTCGGCCACGCCGTCAAGCAGCTGTACCCGGACGTGAAGATGGTGATCGGCCCGGTGATCGCCGAGGGCTTCTACTACGACATCTACTCCGAGCGCCCGTTCACCCCGGACGACATGGCCGCGATCGAGAAGCGCATGGGTGAACTGATCGCCCAGGACTACGACGTCATCAAGAAGGTGACGCCGCGCGCCGAAGTGATCGAGATCTTCAAGGCCCGTGGCGAGGACTACAAGCTGCGCCTGATCGAGGACATGTCCGACGACATCCAGGCGATGGGCATGTATTACCACCAGGAATACGTGGACATGTGCCGCGGCCCGCACGTGCCGAACACGCGCTTCCTGAAGGCCTTCAAGCTGACCCGCATCTCCGGTGCCTACTGGCGCGGCGACGCGCAGAACGAGCAGCTGCAGCGCATCTACGGCACCGCCTGGGCCGACAAGAAGCAGCTCGAGGCGTACATCAAGCGCATCGAGGAAGCCGAAATGCGCGACCACCGCCGCATCGGCAAGCAGCAGGATCTGTTCCACCTGCAGGAAGAGGCGCCGGGCCTGGTGTTCTGGCACCCGAAGGGCTGGGCGTTGTGGCAGGTGGTCGAGCAGTACATGCGCAAGGTCTACCGCAGCAGCGGCTATGGCGAAGTGCGTTGCCCGCAGATCCTGGACGTGAGCCTGTGGAAGAAGTCCGGCCACTGGGACAACTACCAGGACAACATGTTCTTCACCGAGTCGGAGAAGCGTACCTACGCGGTCAAGCCGATGAACTGCCCGGGCCATGTGCAGGTGTTCAACCAGGGCCTGCACAGCTATCGCGACCTGCCGATCCGCTACGGTGAGTTCGGTTCCTGCCACCGCAACGAGCCGTCCGGCGCGCTGCACGGCATCCTGCGCGTGCGTGGTTTCACCCAGGACGACGGCCATGTGTTCTGCACCGAGAGCCAGATCGAATCGGAAGTGACCGCATTCCACCAGCAGGCGCTGGCGGTCTACCAGCACTTCGGTTTCGATGAGATCCAGATCAAGATCGCACTGCGCCCGGAATCGCGCCTGGGCGACGACGCCACCTGGGACAAGGCCGAGGGTGCACTGCGTTCGGCGCTGTCCAGCTGTGGCGTGGAATGGCAGGAGCTGCCGGGCGAGGGCGCCTTCTATGGCCCGAAGATCGAGTACCACCTGAAGGACGCCATCGGCCGTACCTGGCAGCTGGGCACCATGCAGGTCGACTTCATGATGCCGGGCCGCCTCGGCGCCGAGTACGTGGACGAGAACAGCCAGAAGAAGCACCCGGTCATGCTGCACCGCGCCATCGTCGGCTCGATGGAGCGCTTCCTGGGCATCCTGATCGAGCACCATGCCGGCCAGTTCCCGGCCTGGCTGGCGCCGACCCAGGTGGTGGTGGCCAACATCACCGACGCCCAGGCCGACTACGTCGCGGGCGTGACCAAAACCCTTGCGGAGCAAGGCTTCCGCGTCAGCTCGGATTTGCGTAACGAGAAGATCGGCTATAAAATCCGCGAGCATACGTTGCAGCGCGTGCCCTACCTGCTGGTCATTGGTGACCGCGAGAAGGAAAATGGGGCTGTGGCGGTGCGTACGCGTTCTGGCGAAGACCTGGGCAGCATGAGCCTGCAGGCCTTCATCGAGCGGCTCCACGCCGAGGGCGCGTAA
- a CDS encoding PepSY-associated TM helix domain-containing protein produces MKFSSQTLRTFTTLHTWVGLVAGFGLFVAFYAGALTLFHHDLPLWQTPGAATALPAGLDDAQYLLEDVLAAHPEARRHVGMTFPGTEHPQPLAYWQADDGSWRYAWPGQIAGSPTPPQTGLAELVNELHYSLGLPVAGIYVMGIVSLLYGMALLSGLVIHLPKLFGDLFALRPGRNLKQLWQDAHNVIGVLSLPFHLMFAVTGALLCLVFVQMALLNPLIYDGKALQAVPTAMDTAPVRDASGIPAPPGSLRVLHARALEVARAQGVANFEPAYLKLANAGDANATIEITGESTGTLGPLGAVALDVATGNVLASQLPGQRDANHATLSAAYALHFGEFGNGVVVWLYFLLGLGGAFLFYSGNLLWIESRRKRRQPQQPRAGVNMARATVGVCIGLCVAISVAFVTALVLERLAPSAVAHGIRWACFGSWAACALWAALRRPAQAARELLWAAAISTALVPILHGALNGDWLWRAAARGHWPLFWVDAIALAMAFGFARLAVASQRRARNGDPNSVWAN; encoded by the coding sequence ATGAAGTTCAGTTCGCAGACGCTGCGCACGTTCACCACCCTGCACACCTGGGTCGGCCTGGTTGCCGGCTTCGGCCTGTTCGTGGCCTTCTACGCGGGTGCGCTGACCCTGTTCCACCACGACCTGCCGCTGTGGCAGACGCCCGGTGCAGCCACCGCACTCCCCGCCGGCCTGGACGACGCGCAGTACCTGCTGGAAGACGTGCTTGCCGCGCATCCGGAAGCGCGCCGCCACGTCGGCATGACCTTCCCCGGCACCGAACACCCGCAGCCACTGGCCTACTGGCAGGCCGATGACGGCAGCTGGCGCTACGCCTGGCCGGGACAGATCGCCGGCAGCCCGACGCCGCCACAGACCGGGCTGGCCGAACTGGTCAACGAGCTGCATTACAGCCTCGGCCTGCCGGTGGCCGGCATCTACGTGATGGGCATCGTCAGCCTGCTGTATGGCATGGCACTGCTGAGTGGCCTGGTGATCCACCTGCCAAAGCTGTTCGGTGATCTGTTCGCACTGCGTCCGGGCCGCAACCTGAAACAACTGTGGCAGGACGCGCACAACGTGATCGGCGTGCTCAGCCTGCCCTTCCACCTGATGTTCGCGGTCACTGGCGCCCTGCTCTGCCTGGTGTTCGTGCAGATGGCCCTGCTCAACCCGCTGATCTACGACGGCAAGGCCCTGCAGGCGGTGCCGACCGCAATGGACACCGCGCCCGTGCGCGACGCCAGCGGCATCCCGGCGCCGCCGGGCAGCCTGCGCGTGCTGCATGCGCGCGCGCTTGAAGTGGCCCGTGCACAGGGCGTGGCCAATTTCGAACCGGCCTACCTGAAGCTGGCCAACGCCGGCGATGCCAACGCCACCATCGAGATCACCGGCGAATCCACCGGAACGCTCGGCCCGCTCGGCGCAGTGGCACTGGACGTGGCCACCGGCAACGTCCTGGCCTCGCAGCTGCCCGGCCAGCGCGACGCCAACCACGCCACGCTCAGCGCGGCCTATGCCCTGCACTTCGGCGAGTTCGGCAATGGCGTAGTGGTCTGGCTGTACTTCCTGCTCGGCCTTGGCGGTGCCTTCCTGTTCTACTCCGGCAACCTGTTGTGGATCGAATCGCGGCGCAAGCGTCGCCAGCCGCAGCAACCGCGTGCCGGGGTGAACATGGCACGGGCCACGGTCGGCGTCTGCATCGGGCTGTGCGTTGCGATTTCGGTGGCGTTCGTCACCGCACTGGTGCTGGAGCGGCTGGCACCGTCCGCGGTCGCCCACGGCATCCGCTGGGCCTGCTTCGGCAGCTGGGCGGCCTGTGCGCTGTGGGCCGCGCTGCGACGCCCGGCGCAGGCGGCACGCGAACTGCTGTGGGCGGCGGCGATCAGTACCGCACTGGTGCCGATCCTGCATGGCGCGCTCAATGGTGACTGGCTGTGGCGTGCTGCCGCGCGTGGCCACTGGCCGCTGTTCTGGGTCGATGCCATTGCGCTGGCAATGGCCTTCGGCTTCGCCCGCCTGGCAGTGGCCAGCCAACGCCGCGCCCGCAACGGCGATCCCAACAGCGTCTGGGCAAACTGA
- a CDS encoding VOC family protein, with protein MIHLERLDHLVLTVADIERSCDFYQRVLGMQVVHFGAGRTALQFGQQKINLHPASAPLQPHALRPTPGSADLCLVTCTATTDVLAHLQAQSVAVEEGPVARTGALGPIESVYFRDPDGNLIEVSRYPGEA; from the coding sequence ATGATCCATCTCGAACGCCTGGACCATCTGGTCCTCACCGTCGCCGACATCGAACGCAGCTGTGATTTCTACCAGCGCGTGCTCGGCATGCAGGTCGTGCACTTCGGCGCGGGCCGCACCGCACTGCAGTTCGGCCAGCAGAAGATCAACCTGCATCCGGCCAGCGCCCCGCTGCAACCGCATGCGTTGCGACCCACGCCGGGCAGCGCCGATCTGTGCCTGGTCACGTGCACGGCGACGACCGATGTGCTGGCCCACCTGCAGGCGCAGTCCGTTGCAGTGGAGGAGGGGCCGGTGGCACGCACCGGCGCGCTGGGGCCGATCGAATCGGTGTACTTCCGCGACCCGGATGGCAACCTGATCGAAGTGAGTCGTTACCCCGGCGAGGCATGA